The DNA window ATGTCCTGGAGGTCCTTGTACTTCTGGAGGGTCTGCTGCACGCGTCGAGCCACGGAGTAGTGGCGATCGCCCACGATCTGCGGGTCGAGCATCGTCGACGACGAGTCGAGCGGGTCGACGGCCGGGTAGATGCCCAGCTCGGAGATGGCGCGCGAGAGCACGGTGGTCGCATCGAGGTGGGCGAACGCCGTGGCCGGAGCGGGGTCGGTGAGGTCGTCTGCGGGCACGTAGATGGCTTGCACGCTCGTGACCGAGCCCTTGGTCGTCGAGGTGATGCGCTCCTGGAGCGCGCCCATCTCGGTCGACAGGGTGGGCTGGTAACCGACGGCGCTCGGGATACGGCCGAGAAGGGCGCTCACCTCGGAGCCGGCCTGGGTGAACCGGAAGATGTTGTCGACGAAGAGCAGCACGTCCTGCCCTTCCTCGTCGCGGAAGTACTCGGCGACGGTGAGCGCCGAGAGCGCCACGCGGGCGCGTGCGCCGGGGGGCTCGTTCATCTGGCCGTAGATGAGCGCCGCCTTCGAGATGACGGGCGCGCCGCTCTCCAGCTTCGACTCGCTCATCTCCAGGAAGAGATCGTTGCCCTCGCGGGTGCGCTCGCCGACGCCGGCGAACACGCTGACGCCGCCGTGCGCCTTGGCCACGTTGTTGATGAGCTCCTGGATGAACACGGTCTTGCCGACGCCGGCGCCGCCGAAGAGGCCGATCTTGCCTCCTTTGCGGTAGGGCGCGAGCAGGTCGATGACCTTGATGCCCGTCTCGAAGATCTCGACCTTCGTGGCCTGATCGACGAATGCCGGGGGATCCCTGTGGATGGGGGCGAATTTCTTCGCGTTGACCGGGCCGGCCTCGTCGACGGGATCGCCGACGACGTTGAGGATGCGCCCCAGGCACTCCTCGCCGATCGGCATCATGATCGGACTTCCCGTGTCCTTGACCTCCATGCCGCGGGTCAGACCCTCGGTGGACTCCATGGCGATGGTGCGCACGGCTGATTCGCCAAGGTGCTGGGCGACCTCGAGCGTCAGGTTGTCGGCCTCAGCGGAGATGCTGGGGTTCGAGACCTTGAGGGCGTTGAGGATCTTCGGGAGCTGACCCGGCGGAAATTCGACATCGACGACCGGGCCGATGACCTGCGTGATCTTACCGACGACCATGGAGCTGGAGCCTCCTGAGGAGATAGCCGCGGAGCGCGCGGCTCCGTACTTGGGGACGCTGAGCGTCGCGCGGGCCACTAGCACGGGCCTGCGCGCATGACTAGGGGGGGATGGTGTCGTCCGGGGACCGCTGCAGCCGGATGCTGTCGAAAGTCTCCTTCGACGCCCTGGTCACCCTGTTGCCCTCACCGATCACGGTAGGCCGCGATCCTGGCGAAGGCCTCGACGTCGAGCGTCTCCCCGCGAGCATCCAGGGAGATCTTCGCGTCCTGTGCATTCCGCTCGAGTTCTTCCAGGGTCCAGCCGTAGAGCCCCCGCCAGGCATTGCGGAGCGTCTTGCGTCGGGCACCGAAAGCTGCCCGAACGGCGAGCCGAAAGGCCTCGGTCTCCTCCGCACGTCGGGGTCGGATGGGGGTGAGGACCACCACCGCCGAGTCCACCTCGGGCCGAGGGTAGAAGGCGCCGGAGCGGGCGGTGAGCAGGCGTTTCACCTCGAAGGCGGCGCGCACGAAGACGGTGAGGGCGCCGTAGGCATGGCTGCCCGGTGAGGCGAGGAGGCGCTCGGCGACCTCGAGCTGCACCATGAACACGGCGCGGTCGATCTGATCGGCGACCTCCGTGGCCCGCTCGAGCAAGCGGCCGGTAATCTGGTAGGGCAGGTTGCCCGCGATGCTCCAGGGGCGGAGTGGCTCGACGCTGGACAGCGTCGCGATCCAGTCGAGCTGCGCCGCGTCGGCCTCGAAGATGGTCAGCCGGCCTTCGTCGATGACCGCAGCGAGTTCCTCGTGGAGGATGGGGACGAGGTCACGATCGCGCTCCACCGCGAGCACCCGGCCAGCGCGGTCCAGGAGCGGCCGCGTGAGCGCACCGAGGCCGGCACCGATCTCGAGCACCGTGCCGCCGGCAGGTGTCGTCGCAGCTTCTGCGATGCGGCGCGATGTCTCGTCGTCGACCAGGAAGTTCTGCCCGAACCGCTTCTTGGGGGCGAGCCCACGAGCGCGCAGGCGCCCCGCCGCCGAATTCTGTCCGCCGCTGGACATCCGTTGCTCCATTACTTGCCCGTGGCGCCATCCGGCGTCGGCTCGGGCGGGATGAGGTGCTCGGCACGCGCGTGCTGCGAGATCGGCCGGATGCGCGAGACGCGCACCCCGAGACGTCGGAGTGCGGCCTCGCGTCGTGCTTGAGCCACGCGCGTCCTCAGCAGGACGGCTTCCGCCGCGATGGGGGCGGCGTCCTGGAATGCATCGCGCGCAGGGACTGCCGTCTCCTGCTCGTCTGGGTCCCAGTCGTGATGGCGCGCTGGCGTCCACGGGGGGGTCAGCGCGGGCTCAGTGTCCGGCGTCGACCAGAACACCATGGCGCCTCGCCGCGTGAGCCTGCGCAGTGCTTCGGGGAGCGGGCCAGTCGTCACCTCCTGAGGAGGCGTGGCCATCACGTGGACGATGCTGGCGCGGGGCTTGGCGCGGGCGATCGTCGTGAACACCTCCCCCAGCATGACGGCGACATCCCGGTGATCCGGCTCGAGTCGGGGAGGGGACTCGATCCCGTAGCTCGCGAGGTAACGTCGGAGTGTGCGGTCCCGGGGCGAGCGCCCAGCAGGCGCTGCGGCCGCGAACGGCGCACGCGTGCGCATCGACTCTGCCCGCGCCGCCAGCCGATCGAGATCGCTGCGTCGGACGTCGGACAACCCTTGCGCGTCGAGCGGACGGAGGTGTTCCAGCACGCGGACGGCGACATCGGCTTCGTCGAGATCGCTGCGCTCGGCATCATAGGTGCTGCATCCGACGAGGAGGGCCTGGGCGAGCTTCTGACCGTGAACCGGCCCGTGATCGGGCGGCAGCAGGGTGCGGATCCCGTTTGCGAAGATGACGAGCCCCACCCGATCTCCGCGCCCCAGATGTCTCGTCGCCACCGTCGCGGCTTCGTCGATGGAGAAGTCGAGCGGAGCTCGTCCGACAGGGCCCGCCCACAACTCGACCGAGGCGTCGAGCACGACCCACACGACGTCTCGCTCTTCCCGTTCGAGTTCTCGAACGAGCAGGACCCCCCGTCGGGAGCTGGCCTTCCAGGCGATCTTGCGAAACGGATCCCCGTGCTGATGCTCGCGCAGCTCGCGCAGCTCATCCCCTTCTCCGCGCGCCCGCCCCGGCCTCCCGACGGCTGCGACGAGATGGCTGCGCCCTCCGCGCGGTTGCATGAGGTACGCCATGAAGGGTCGTGGAAGCACCTCGATCCCGTAAGGATTGGCGAAGGTGAGCGGGACCTCGAAGAGCCCGGGTGCCCCATGCACCTCCAGCGCGAGGCCATGCAAGCCGTGGTGACCGACCCTCGGTGCGCGCACGACCACCTTCACCTTGAGCCGCCCCGATGCCATGACTTCACCCCGATCGGGGTGAATGCTCACGTCGAGCTGGGATGAAGCGACCGCGCGCAGTCTCACGAAGCGCGCGGCGAGGGTGTCACGGTTCCGAACTTCGGCGTCGATCTCCACGACGCCACCCCGTGGTGTGCGGACGAGTCGACGCTGCCCCGTCCAGAGCATCTCGAAGCCCGCGGCACGGATCCGTGCGACGGAGACCAGCGTCACCGCGCGGGCCAGCGCGAGCGCGACGAGGATGGCCCCGCCCCATCCGACGATGGCGGGCTCACGTGCGACGAGCCCCACGCCCACCACCGCCGCTCCGGCGACGGCCAGGTGAGCCGCGGTGCGAGTGGGGTAGAGCTGCATGCGTGGCTCAGGCTGGGCGCACCGCGCGCCGGTAGCCGACACGCTGCACAGCGTCCTCCACGATGGCGTCGCGCGCACGCGGATCGCCCTCGGCCTCGGGTACGAGCACCAGCCGGTGAGCGAGGACGGCGCCCGTCATGCCACGCACGTCGTCCGGCGTGACGAATGGGCGCCCACCCAGCACGGCCGCCGCCTTGGCCGCCTGGATCAGCGCCAGCGAAGCCCTGGGAGACGCCCCCAGCAAGACGCGTGGATGCGTCCGCGTGAACGCCGTGAGGGCGACGGCGTACTCGTAGATGTCGTCCTCGACATGGATGCGCCGAGCGATGTTCTGCAGCGACAGCAGCTCCTGCACGTTCAGCACGGCCCGCCCCTTGGGCGGATCCACGTTGTGGGCGCGGAGCATGGCCACCTCGTCTTTGTGCAGCGGGTAGCCCAGGCTGACGCGGATGAGGAACCGATCGATCTGCGCCTCGGGCAGGGGATAGGTGCCCTCCAGGTCGATCGGGTTCTGGGTCGCCAGCACGATGAAGGGGGCAGGGAGCTCGAAGCGATCTCCTTCGATGGTGACCTGACGCTCCTGCATCGCCTCGAGCAGCGCGGACTGCGTCTTGGCAGGTGCGCGGTTGATCTCGTCGGCGAGCACCACGTTGGCGAAGATGGGCCCCGGTCGGAGCGCGAAGGTACCTTCCTTGGGCGACAGCACGTACGTGCCGGTGATGTCCGCGGGCAGCAGATCCGGGGTGAACTGGATCCTCCGTACGGTGGCTCCCAGTCCGGCGGCGAACGCTTTGACCAGCGTCGTCTTCGCGACGCCGGGCACGCCCTCGAGCAGAACGTGTCCCTGAGCCAGCAGCGCGGTCAGCAGCACATCGAGGGTCCGCGTCGACCCGATGTAGACGCGCAACACCTCTCTCCGGAGGGCATCGAGCCGCTCCTTCGCTGCCGTGATCTCATCGACGGCGACGGCCTGCGTCATGCGGCCCCCTTGCCAGGGGAGCTCTCGACCCCGAGTCGCAGCGTCCCGTCGGCGTGACAGGCGGCGAGGACGTCCCGCACCACCTTCGCCGCGTGAGAGAGCGCTGGACGGGAAACTGCCGTTGGCTTGCCGGCAACCACGGACGCTTCGACTCGCTGCATGTTGGACAATACTTCCTTGAAGTCCGAGAACGTTCGCTCGTCAAGGCCTCCCTCGCGCGCCACGAGCTGCGTCAGCGCGTCGACGGAGGGATCGGCGCCGAGGCCGAAGCGGAGCGCCATGGCCTCGAAGAGCGCGCTTTTGAGTTCGAGGAGCATCAGGCTTCTCGGCGACGTGGGGGCCGCGAGCACCGCGAAGCGCCCAGCGACGCCTCCCTGGGCGACCAGGGGCACGGGTCGAGCGTAACGCGGCAGGGGGCTCCGGTAGGGCCGCGCGGCCGTACGCGCCACCCAGACGGCCACGCCCAGCGCCGCCATCGCTGCGAGCGCGAGGAGCATGGCCGCCGGGAACCCCTCTTGCCGCGCCTCTTCGAGCATGCGCAGCAGCGCGGCGACCTGCGCATCGAGCTCCTTGCGCAAGGTCGTCTCTCCCCCGAACGTCCCTTCCTGGTCGAACCGGTTGGCCACGATGAACAAGCGCCCGCGCTGGGCCTGACTCCCGTCCTCGTCCACCAGGTAACGCACCAACCCGACCCCGAACGCTCGATTGCCCGGATAGCGGAGCATGAGGTTGATGAGGGCGGACGGGTCGCTCATCGCGAAGAGACGACCCTTCTCGACCTGACCTGCCACGGCGATGACCACGTCCGGCTCGTTGATCGCGCGGATGCGCAGCACGGGTGACAGGTTGGGATGACGAAGACCCGTGGGGTGATTGGTCACCAGCTTCTGGACGTTGCTCACCACCGGGTGGGGTCCCACGGCCTGGCCCCCCACAGCGTCGATGACGGGCTCTGCCAGCGCCAGGGCGGCGCGTCCTCGCAGCGACGCCACCGGACGGCTGGGCGTCGCCGTCCGCTCGATCTTGAACCGCTTCAGCGTGTCGTCGCCACGCCCGAAATCGTCGACGATGGCCAGACGTCCGCCGGCCTTCATGAACGCCGTGCTCTCTTCGGGATCGATGGGCTGAACGGGGTGCAGCACGAGCACCCCGTCTTCGGGCTGCACCCGACTCCAGTCGAGCACGGCCACGGCGCTGACCCGCGCGCTGCCGAGCTCTGCACGCGCGATCTCGAGGAACTCGGAGCATCCCTCCCAGGTGTTGTCGTTTACATCAAAGGCACCCGCCAGCGCCGTGAGGGGCGTGGCGAGCACGAGCAACGCCGCCAGCGCGATGCCCACGCTCGGGGATCGCGGCGCGCAGAGCCTTTGAAAACAGCCGTTCAAACACGCGCGAAGTCGATGGAGGACGGCAGAGCTCCTTCGCTGTGTGCGACCCATTCGACTGCCGTGCCGCGTCATGTGCGGTGCGAACATACCACTGTCGGCCAGAGCGATAACCTTGACCCGCCACCCTACATTGCTAGATTCGCTTTTAAGAGCGGGGTGCCTTTTCAAGAGGCCTCGTTCCTCCGACACCGAAGAGAGAACATCACCAGAGGTGGAGGGGCGCCGATGCTTCCCCCGTTCATCATCGAGCAAATAAGGCAACGCGAAGAAGAGAAGAACCGGGCCAGACGGGAAGACAATGAACGGCCCCGTCTCGAGCTACCGCTTGAACGCTATCCGTCCCCACGTCGGGCACCGGAGGACGAAGACGACCCGAATCGAGGCGTCATCATCCTCGACCTGGGCTGAGGCCACATCCGACAGACGCCCCGCAGACGAGGTGCTCATCTCCCCGCGCCTCGTGCTCATCTCTTCTTCAGTCCCCCTCCTCGTCCGAATCCTGTCTGGTCATCTCGCATCCAGCGAAGCTGGGAAAGATGGCCCACGCCGCGTCCCTCTTCCGTCCACAGCCCGAGATCGAACGGGCGCAACCCCTGAAATCCCGGAACGCAGGGTTGACGGACGATGCCGTTACGCCTACTTTGCGCGCCCCGCGCCTGACGTGATATTGCGCCCAGGCATGCACTCCGCCTTCACCTGTACTTCGTTCGAGGGTAGAGAGCAGGGATAGCGCAACCACCAAGGCGCCAGATCTGGGGCGCCTTCTCACTCACGCGCTCGTTCAGGAGAACCCGAGGTTTACCGATGGCCGTTCATATCCGCCTCGCCCGCGCGGGCACCAACAAGATGCCCTTCTACCGCATCGTCGTCGCCGACCAGCGCAGCCCGCGCAACGGCCGGTTCATCGAGCGGGTGGGCACTTACGACCCGCGCCGGCCCGAGATCCGGCTCGATTTGACCCGCGTCAATCACTGGCTCTCGAAGGGCGCCCAGCCCTCGCACACCGTCTCGTTGCTCCTGAAGCGGAGCAACAAGCAGGTCGAGCCGGCGGCTACCGAGAAGTGACCATGGCTTCCGCGTCCCCTCTTGTGGATCTCGTCACGCTCGTCGCCCGACAACTCGTCGATCGCCCCGAGCAGGTGGTGGTCCGTGAAGTGACCGGTGACCGTTTCCCGCGGATCGAACTCAGCGTCGCCCGTGAGGACATCGGCAAGGTGATTGGCAAGGACGGGCGGACGGCACAGTCCATCCGGACGTTGCTGAGCGCCGCCGCGAGCAAATCGGGCCGTCGCGCGCACCTCGACATCCTCGATTGAGAAACGCGGTCTCCCCCGTGGAGCGAAGGTTCGTCCCTGTCGCGGAGATCGCGAGGCCTCACGGCGTGCATGGCGAGATTCGCCTGCGCGTCTTCAATGAGACTTCCGATCTCCTGGTCCGGCGCCTACCCATCCGGCTTCGCTTGTCGGATGGGTCGGAGCGTGACGCCAAGCTGGAAGCGGTCCGTCCCACCAACAAGGCGCTTCTCGTGCGCATCGCAGGCGTCGACGACCGAGACGCGGCGGAAGCGCTGCGTGGCGCGTTCGTCTGCGTCTCTCGCGACCTCTTCCCTCCTGCCGAGGACGGAGAGTTTTACGCATGTGACATCGAGGGCGCAGAGGCCGTGACTGCCGAAGGGCAGGCGGTCGGTCGGGTGACGGGTCTCGTATCCTACCCGAGCTGCGACGTCCTGGTGATCGCCCTGGGTGATCCGCCCGAGGCCGGCAAGAAGCCCAAGGTGGTCGAGGTGCCTCTCATCGACGCCTACGTCTCGTCGGTCGACGTCGCGCGTCAGGTGGTCACCCTCGTCACGCTCGAAGGCTTGCTCTAGAGCGTCCGTCGCCCGACGGCGCTGCATTCTCATGCGTATCGACGTCATCACCCTATTTCCGGAGCTGTTCGAGCGGTTCCTTGCTGTAGGCATGGTCGGTCGGGCCTTCTCGACGGGGGCTGCGCAGGCGCGCCTGCGGAACCCCCGCGACTTTGGCCTCGGTCGTCACCGCAGCGTCGACGACACGCCCTACGGGGGTGGCTCGGGGATGGTGATCCGGGTCGACTGCGTCGTGAATTGCATGGAAGCGCTCGACGCAGAGGCCGTCACGCCTGGCGAGACCCCGGTCCGCGCTCACCGTCTGCTGCTCACCCCGCAGGGGCAGCCATTCACTCAGCAGAAGGCGCTCGACCTGGCGAGCCGGCCTGCCATCGCGCTCCTGTGTGGGCGCTACGAGGGCTTCGACGAGCGCGTCCGCAGCTTCGTGGACGAGGAGATCTCGCTCGGTGACTTCGTGCTGAGCGGAGGCGAGGTGGCCGCGATGGCGGTGATCGATGCCTGTGTCCGGCTCCTACCTGGGGTGCTGGGGAACGCCGGATCCATCGAGCACGAGTCTCACAGCCCCGCGCTGGGAGGGCTCCTCGAGTATCCGCACTACACGCGACCCGTCGAGTTTCGAGGCTTGCGGGTGCCCGAGGTGCTGCAACAAGGCAACCACGCCGCGATCGCGCGATGGCGGGGCCAGCAGGCCGAGATGAGGACCACCGAACGCCGCCCCGATCTCTGGGAGAAGGTGAAGAAGGAGAGATCGTGACGAGGATCGCGCTGGCGCTGGTTCATTACCCCGTTCTGGACAGGGCAGGGGAGCGGGTGACGACGGCCATCACCAACCTGGACCTGCACGACATGGCAAGGAGCGCTCGAACCTATGGTGCCGAGCGGCTCTTCGTCGTGCACCCGGTCGAGGCCCAGCGTGCCCTGGCGACGCGCATCCGAGAGCACTGGATCGAGGGCTCGGGGGGTCGTCGGATCCCCGACCGCGCCGTCGCCCTCGAGGTGCTCCAGGTGGTGCCGACGCTGGAGGACGCCTACCAGGCGCTGGCCACCCCCACGGAAGGACAGCCCGCGCGACGTGGCATCGAACTCTGGACCACTGCCGCTTCGAGCCGCTTCGGCGACGTGACGAGCATGGCGACCGCGAGGGCACGGATCGAGCAGACCGACCGGCCGATCCTCATCGTGTTCGGCACGGGGTGGGGCCTCGCGCCGGAGATCTTGAGTGACGCCGACGTCCGGCTCGAGCCCATCCGCGCCCGCGCGGACACGGGCTTCAACCATCTCAGCGTCCGCGCTGCGTGCGCCATCACGCTCGATCGGCTCCTCGGCTGACCCGAGGGGATGGGGGCGGGCGAGCGGGATGCAGCCGGAGCTCGATCGGCGCGTGAAGGCAGAAGCCCTGGCGCTGGGCTTCGACGTGGTGGGGGTGGCGCGCGCCGACGAACCCCTCGAGACCGAGCACACGCGCTACCGCGAGTTCATCGATCAGGGAATGCACGGCGAGATGACCTACCTCGCGCGCTACGTCGAGGAGCGGAGGCGGCTCGACACCACGGCCATCCTGGAAGGCGCGCGCTCGGTGATCTGTGTCGGGCGCCGCTATGCCCGGCCACGCTCGGACGAGTCGGAAGATCCCTCGCTCGCGCAGGGCGTCGCTCGCTATGCGCGCGGCCGCGACTACCACAACCACCTGAAAAAGAAGCTCCGGCAACTCGCGAAGTTCGTCGCGTCGCTCGCCGAAGGCGCTCGCGCGCGCGCCCTCTGTGACATCGAGCCCGTGCTCGAGCGCGCGTGGGCGGCGCGCTCCGGCATCGGCTTCGTCGGCAAGAATGGCCTGGTGATCACCCCGGGACAGGGCAGCTACCAGATGCTCGGAGAGGTCGTCACCACCCTCGACCTGCTCCCCGACGAGCCGATCCGCGAGCGCTGCGGCTCATGCACCCGCTGCCTCGACGCATGTCCCACCCAGGCGTTCGTCGCCCCGTTCGTGCTCGACCCGCGCCGGTGCGTCGCCTACCTGACCATCGAGCAGCGCACCGCCCCAGAGCCGGCGCTGAGAGAAGGCATGGGCGAGCACCTCTTCGGCTGCGATGTCTGTCAGGAGGTGTGCCCATTCAACCGGACCGCACCACCACCACCTGCGCGCACCGCTCCCTTTCATCCCCTCGCGCGCTGGGAAGGGCGCGCTCTCGACGAGCTCACCACACTCGACCAGGCTTCCTTCGAGGCGCTGACCGAAGGGTCCCCCGTGCGCCGCGCCCGCCGTGAAGGCCTCGCACGCAGTGCCACCATCGTCGCCGCGAACCGCCTTGCTCGCGGCGCCTGCTCCGACGACGAGACCGAGACGGCGCGCAGAGCGCTCCACGCCGCGCTCCAGCACGACGACCCCTCGGTGCGCGAGGTCGCTCGCTGGGGCCTCGAACACGCCCGAAAGGCGCCCACGGAATGAGCCATTCCTCACCTCACCCCCGAGCCGAACACCCGGAGCGCCTCCGAGGTGCACCGCAGAGCGAGCCCACCACGCCCCCTGCTCGGCCGCTGCATGCAGCGATCCCGGCCAGACTGCGCGCCCTGCTCCACGACCTGACCCAGCACGACTCCGTCATCTGGCGTCGCGCCATGCAGACCGGTGTCGAGCACGGCCCAGACGCCCTCGTACGGTACGGCCCCACGCTCTTCGGCGTCGCCTTCGCGGCCACCCTCCCTCGCCACCGCGCCGCGGTCCGCCGCAACCTGCGCCTCGCTCTGGGCCCTCTCGGCCCGATCCAGGAGGCACGCCTCATCGCCGAGGTCTTCTCCAACTTCGCGGCCTCCCTGACCGACGCCTTCGTGGCGGGCAGCGACCGTCGCGATCGACTCATCGGCGCCTGCGTCAACGAAGAGCACTACCAGGCCGCCGTCGCCCGCGGGA is part of the Chondromyces crocatus genome and encodes:
- a CDS encoding KH domain-containing protein: MASASPLVDLVTLVARQLVDRPEQVVVREVTGDRFPRIELSVAREDIGKVIGKDGRTAQSIRTLLSAAASKSGRRAHLDILD
- the trmD gene encoding tRNA (guanosine(37)-N1)-methyltransferase TrmD gives rise to the protein MRIDVITLFPELFERFLAVGMVGRAFSTGAAQARLRNPRDFGLGRHRSVDDTPYGGGSGMVIRVDCVVNCMEALDAEAVTPGETPVRAHRLLLTPQGQPFTQQKALDLASRPAIALLCGRYEGFDERVRSFVDEEISLGDFVLSGGEVAAMAVIDACVRLLPGVLGNAGSIEHESHSPALGGLLEYPHYTRPVEFRGLRVPEVLQQGNHAAIARWRGQQAEMRTTERRPDLWEKVKKERS
- the atpD gene encoding F0F1 ATP synthase subunit beta, whose translation is MVVGKITQVIGPVVDVEFPPGQLPKILNALKVSNPSISAEADNLTLEVAQHLGESAVRTIAMESTEGLTRGMEVKDTGSPIMMPIGEECLGRILNVVGDPVDEAGPVNAKKFAPIHRDPPAFVDQATKVEIFETGIKVIDLLAPYRKGGKIGLFGGAGVGKTVFIQELINNVAKAHGGVSVFAGVGERTREGNDLFLEMSESKLESGAPVISKAALIYGQMNEPPGARARVALSALTVAEYFRDEEGQDVLLFVDNIFRFTQAGSEVSALLGRIPSAVGYQPTLSTEMGALQERITSTTKGSVTSVQAIYVPADDLTDPAPATAFAHLDATTVLSRAISELGIYPAVDPLDSSSTMLDPQIVGDRHYSVARRVQQTLQKYKDLQDIIAILGMDELSEDDKLVVSRARRIQQFLSQPFFVAAQFTGRVGKYVPLKETISGFEEILDGKLDHISEQDFYMAGGLDEVKARSSRKAA
- the rpsP gene encoding 30S ribosomal protein S16; this encodes MAVHIRLARAGTNKMPFYRIVVADQRSPRNGRFIERVGTYDPRRPEIRLDLTRVNHWLSKGAQPSHTVSLLLKRSNKQVEPAATEK
- a CDS encoding DUF4350 domain-containing protein, whose protein sequence is MGIALAALLVLATPLTALAGAFDVNDNTWEGCSEFLEIARAELGSARVSAVAVLDWSRVQPEDGVLVLHPVQPIDPEESTAFMKAGGRLAIVDDFGRGDDTLKRFKIERTATPSRPVASLRGRAALALAEPVIDAVGGQAVGPHPVVSNVQKLVTNHPTGLRHPNLSPVLRIRAINEPDVVIAVAGQVEKGRLFAMSDPSALINLMLRYPGNRAFGVGLVRYLVDEDGSQAQRGRLFIVANRFDQEGTFGGETTLRKELDAQVAALLRMLEEARQEGFPAAMLLALAAMAALGVAVWVARTAARPYRSPLPRYARPVPLVAQGGVAGRFAVLAAPTSPRSLMLLELKSALFEAMALRFGLGADPSVDALTQLVAREGGLDERTFSDFKEVLSNMQRVEASVVAGKPTAVSRPALSHAAKVVRDVLAACHADGTLRLGVESSPGKGAA
- the queG gene encoding tRNA epoxyqueuosine(34) reductase QueG, coding for MQPELDRRVKAEALALGFDVVGVARADEPLETEHTRYREFIDQGMHGEMTYLARYVEERRRLDTTAILEGARSVICVGRRYARPRSDESEDPSLAQGVARYARGRDYHNHLKKKLRQLAKFVASLAEGARARALCDIEPVLERAWAARSGIGFVGKNGLVITPGQGSYQMLGEVVTTLDLLPDEPIRERCGSCTRCLDACPTQAFVAPFVLDPRRCVAYLTIEQRTAPEPALREGMGEHLFGCDVCQEVCPFNRTAPPPPARTAPFHPLARWEGRALDELTTLDQASFEALTEGSPVRRARREGLARSATIVAANRLARGACSDDETETARRALHAALQHDDPSVREVARWGLEHARKAPTE
- a CDS encoding RNA methyltransferase; the encoded protein is MTRIALALVHYPVLDRAGERVTTAITNLDLHDMARSARTYGAERLFVVHPVEAQRALATRIREHWIEGSGGRRIPDRAVALEVLQVVPTLEDAYQALATPTEGQPARRGIELWTTAASSRFGDVTSMATARARIEQTDRPILIVFGTGWGLAPEILSDADVRLEPIRARADTGFNHLSVRAACAITLDRLLG
- a CDS encoding AAA family ATPase → MTQAVAVDEITAAKERLDALRREVLRVYIGSTRTLDVLLTALLAQGHVLLEGVPGVAKTTLVKAFAAGLGATVRRIQFTPDLLPADITGTYVLSPKEGTFALRPGPIFANVVLADEINRAPAKTQSALLEAMQERQVTIEGDRFELPAPFIVLATQNPIDLEGTYPLPEAQIDRFLIRVSLGYPLHKDEVAMLRAHNVDPPKGRAVLNVQELLSLQNIARRIHVEDDIYEYAVALTAFTRTHPRVLLGASPRASLALIQAAKAAAVLGGRPFVTPDDVRGMTGAVLAHRLVLVPEAEGDPRARDAIVEDAVQRVGYRRAVRPA
- the rsmA gene encoding 16S rRNA (adenine(1518)-N(6)/adenine(1519)-N(6))-dimethyltransferase RsmA → MSSGGQNSAAGRLRARGLAPKKRFGQNFLVDDETSRRIAEAATTPAGGTVLEIGAGLGALTRPLLDRAGRVLAVERDRDLVPILHEELAAVIDEGRLTIFEADAAQLDWIATLSSVEPLRPWSIAGNLPYQITGRLLERATEVADQIDRAVFMVQLEVAERLLASPGSHAYGALTVFVRAAFEVKRLLTARSGAFYPRPEVDSAVVVLTPIRPRRAEETEAFRLAVRAAFGARRKTLRNAWRGLYGWTLEELERNAQDAKISLDARGETLDVEAFARIAAYRDR
- the rimM gene encoding ribosome maturation factor RimM (Essential for efficient processing of 16S rRNA) — its product is MERRFVPVAEIARPHGVHGEIRLRVFNETSDLLVRRLPIRLRLSDGSERDAKLEAVRPTNKALLVRIAGVDDRDAAEALRGAFVCVSRDLFPPAEDGEFYACDIEGAEAVTAEGQAVGRVTGLVSYPSCDVLVIALGDPPEAGKKPKVVEVPLIDAYVSSVDVARQVVTLVTLEGLL
- a CDS encoding DUF58 domain-containing protein, whose amino-acid sequence is MQLYPTRTAAHLAVAGAAVVGVGLVAREPAIVGWGGAILVALALARAVTLVSVARIRAAGFEMLWTGQRRLVRTPRGGVVEIDAEVRNRDTLAARFVRLRAVASSQLDVSIHPDRGEVMASGRLKVKVVVRAPRVGHHGLHGLALEVHGAPGLFEVPLTFANPYGIEVLPRPFMAYLMQPRGGRSHLVAAVGRPGRARGEGDELRELREHQHGDPFRKIAWKASSRRGVLLVRELEREERDVVWVVLDASVELWAGPVGRAPLDFSIDEAATVATRHLGRGDRVGLVIFANGIRTLLPPDHGPVHGQKLAQALLVGCSTYDAERSDLDEADVAVRVLEHLRPLDAQGLSDVRRSDLDRLAARAESMRTRAPFAAAAPAGRSPRDRTLRRYLASYGIESPPRLEPDHRDVAVMLGEVFTTIARAKPRASIVHVMATPPQEVTTGPLPEALRRLTRRGAMVFWSTPDTEPALTPPWTPARHHDWDPDEQETAVPARDAFQDAAPIAAEAVLLRTRVAQARREAALRRLGVRVSRIRPISQHARAEHLIPPEPTPDGATGK